The Sediminispirochaeta bajacaliforniensis DSM 16054 nucleotide sequence TGAGCCACCCTCATGAAGAATCTGGCCTTAGCCATACAACTATCGCGGTCGTATATTTCACCATTACCGTATAGCTCATCTGCCTCCTGTGCATTCAATTGCTTTTTCTGAAAATCCGCAGCAATAAGCTCTATACCCTGCACGTCTTTACTAATCTCACCCTTGGGCTTGCGGCCTCTTTTGGATGGTTGTTTTTCCATTACTTCATATTCTGCATTCTCTATTACATCACTCATTACTCTGCATCCTCTCCCGCATGGCAACTCCATAACGACTGTTCCAGAGAGTGTATGGTGTAATATTCAGCCGCCCTTATGGCGGTGGTCATGTTTACTATTGCTTCTTCACGGGTAAGCTTGTAGCTTTCGAGTACTACGTCAAAGTCTTTATCATTCAATTGGACTTTCTTTTTGAGTAGACCCATGCCGCTCTTGAACATCCTGATATTTTCTCGTATTCCAACAGATCGTATTGCTTCTGCTGTTTTTTTATCTAAAGCATTCATATCCATTTTGATAACCTCCCTATTGCATGGCAGAGGCATACCGGGCCTCTTCTTCTGTCAGTCGTAAACGAGCAGTCTGATATGCCTTCATGATCTCGTTGGCTATACCTCCGAATTGTGGAGACAGCCTCCATTCATTAGCGCTGCCTCGTATAATCCATTGCTTCCCCTCAAGGATTGCCATGTCCCTGCAGATATTCGTTTCAGATGTGTTGATCTCAAATGCAAGTTGTTTATTGGTCATCCCGCTGTAGTGTCTCTTCGCCAACAACTTTACAATTTCAATAATCCGTTCCTGACTATTTAACTTTTCCATGCAGGGCAGCCTCCTCAAGGAACAATCCAAATCGTACCAAGAGTCCGCATCGGAGTTTTACTCCGGCATCCTTGATCACTATCGCGCAACGATATAATCGTCCTGTCATAGACCTCTCCTACAGAGCCGCCACGTCAAGTGGCACCTGTGTATATTTGCCCTGACTATTACGCTCATAGATCCTTAAGTATTGCTTGCTGCCTGTAACCTGGATGCTATCAGTTATTGCCCGCATAGCTTCTTCCCAGTCTGGATCATTTATCTGTAAACGACGCAAACCAAGGACTCGAGCCGTGTTGATTTTTCCGGATTTATCTACCTGAAAAGCATCATTGACCAGGACCTTGATCTCATCACGGGACCCTGTACTCCATTTATTAATGCAGGCAGCAATCAGTTCTCTGGCAATCTGTAGCCGCTCATCAAACACAATTTCATCATTCATGGCAATGACGAGCTTGTATTTTCCGTCATAGCTCATCAGGGTAATA carries:
- a CDS encoding DUF3164 family protein — translated: MEYMEDAQGRQVPIDLVSEIDKLRDQTVKEIASRALKMRDVLQQFKQHIRDDIFTFISLSAEKYGKIYGGKKGNITLMSYDGKYKLVIAMNDEIVFDERLQIARELIAACINKWSTGSRDEIKVLVNDAFQVDKSGKINTARVLGLRRLQINDPDWEEAMRAITDSIQVTGSKQYLRIYERNSQGKYTQVPLDVAAL